TATGTTGAAGCACGGGGTATCGGTCACGCGGCCGGGCCGGATCTGCGGCTTCCTGCTTATCACCTTCTCTGCCATGCTCTGGCTGCTTTTCGGCATGCTGGCCGTCGCCAGAGGTGCGCCGTCTATCGCGATGTGGGTGAGTGCGGTGCTTGTGGTTGGTGTGGTCGTTCTGTGCGCTTATATTCTCGATATGCAGATCGCCGTCGCCCAGGCGGGGTGAGGGTTATCCCAACTGCGTGAGGGTCTGAGACCGATGAACATGATCTTCGACGCCATCATGCCCTACGTGCTGGTCCTGGGACTTCTTGGCCTGTTCTCCTGCTTCTGGATGGCGGAGCAGACCCGCCGCAGCCTGGCGGCCAAGGGGGGAGAAGACGGCGTGATCAATGCGCTCAGCTGGCCGTGGCGGCTGATGCTGCGTGTGGCCGGGCGGGCCTGAGCCGGGGCGCGTCGTGGATGACATCCTGACCGCCGGCACGGTGCTGGCGGCACTCGATCTGATCGGCACCTTCGTCTTCGCCCTGTCGGGGGCCGTGGTCGCGGTGCGCCGGGGGCTGGACCTGTTCGGCGTGCTGGTGCTGTCCTTTGCGGCCGCGAGTGCGGGCGGCATTCTGCGCGATCTGTTGATCGGCGCGGTGCCGCCGGCGGCGATCAGCCAGCCGCGCTATGTGCTCACCGCCTGTGTGGCGGGGATCTTCACCTTCTATCGTCATGCCCTGATCGAACGCTTCCGCAACCCGGTGCAGGTGAGCGATGCGGCGGGGCTTGCGCTGTTCGCGGTCTCGGGCGCGCAGAAGGCGCTGGGGGCCGGGCTGGAGCCGGCGATGGCGGCGCTGCTCGGCATGCTGACGGGCATCGGCGGCGGCATTCTGCGCGACGTTCTGGTCGCC
This genomic window from Tistrella mobilis contains:
- a CDS encoding trimeric intracellular cation channel family protein — its product is MDDILTAGTVLAALDLIGTFVFALSGAVVAVRRGLDLFGVLVLSFAAASAGGILRDLLIGAVPPAAISQPRYVLTACVAGIFTFYRHALIERFRNPVQVSDAAGLALFAVSGAQKALGAGLEPAMAALLGMLTGIGGGILRDVLVAQVPAVLKADLYAVAALAGAGVVVTAHALDLPAAPSMLAGAALCFGLRVMAIRHGWQLPVPRLPDREDRS